The DNA window tgcagagagcaagaaagatcgtgcagcacctttcagccggcgtaactgtaaatgtcgctactatgtgcccctggcttattttgtaaatgtctcgtaaatgttcttgtttgttttgttaatcttaatggtcactggtcagctattacttctgttgtaatttaaagcttcaataacaaaaataataaaaaaaaacctctcagccggctgcacaaactggaactgcctccgtgacacaactttgcccttattggctgaacaattttagtcacacgcatgacgtttgtatctctggaagttccgatacgttatctgctatttctcccgaaaagcctgtaaagaagtaaagtttcaataaatgctctaatagtacacataagttaatcgtttatttattgttagttactgtaatgttgcgctgctttatgtgtttaatcgtctagtctgtgaagaaggcattcaagtaagaattgcattgtattctgtgcatgacaataaaaactttgaatccttgaaataaatgtatttgatctttttcctggcagctatcttttcactgctagcactttggatcaggagttggttattgtagaagaggtaatgtgcatgcaggtgatatttgtatagatgtatctacacccttttggaagtgcggctatctcagtcaggtctcgcactacgaggagtagaagttgtctagtttggctgctgtcagtttatattacaagtttatattacagtttatattattatattacactcctgcagccgccggcagatggcgctccccctcacgtcagctgcagtcagacctaAGTGAAGTCGAACACACCCAACGCAttcccaattatcaaaaaacccactaattgaatgggtcgcgtaattatcgctatgaattctgggagtctgtgcaacttcaagaccgcagctctcgtgttacttataacaaggaaggaatattattctatatttttaatggcgaccgaatgattgattgatataatgtagtgtttcattctatatcctgttttgataagatatcgacatttcgtaaacattcgatatacagttaaaccataattggtccgtcttgtttctttgtcacccagaaacttcacaactgtgttgtgagcggattttcagcgcttacatgtttttaaacttgtcttaaaattttgtggtacttctacgtttctgcgcttttgtaaatgtagatcgtatgtttcgtcatttgattaaagcgtttgaagactttgcagcgcgctgacaccaatcggccaccgtagcttagcaaccgaatcataacaattcttttccgtttagagttttcatttgaacatttaaagcagctcagacttgcagtttatcagcaagagagaagacgcgaaagatgtccatcgtgaaaaccgccgtgaatctccagaggattgactggctgctgccgaaaggtgcagtcagtgtgcggatcgccccggaatacatccccggtccagttggccgaggtaaggatggcaaaatgatgcccagactaactcagcacttaaagagttaaagtcagaatatgcttgactagtcttcttgaatcttctgttctattatcttgttttagaagtacatgtctaaataataaagtagttcacctttagctttaatatatgggagtctttttgcatgtctactgcattatataatgaaatcagtaaaatctgtggctgtgctgtgtttaaacatcagagaaaatcatcatgaaatggtaaagtaacagctgaatatgtcctaatatacggtgtttccccgaaaataagacagggtcttatattaatttttgctccaaatgacgcgttacggcttatattaaggtagtattttcccaagtataacatgctacagtatatttaccggtattgatgaaaaaaaatccacatttattcaaacacagacatcatgtcatcttctaacagtatctttccatgtaaacaatttgacggtgaatttattcatgaacaaaattgtgctgtatactgcatatgtttattgaaatatagtcgtaatgtcatgttcttctggaacatcatcgtaaatctccaagttccaaattccgtcctgaatatctcgcaactcaatttcctgtagaaccagtgtccccaatctctcatgtttagcaataactctgtccttaaatgagcgcctcttgtccatgtagccttctcgtagtataaccgcatctcattctagttaccgtacaatccatgggacaataactagggcttatattacgggcttcttgaaaaatcatgttagggcttatttgcagggaaacgcggtagtaatcagaaaaagcataaatcttagtttggtaccttgagagtgaataaataatgcaacttatggaaagtgtaagatatgtaaaggatttgacttaatagtcagttgttgatgccaacatttggattgagtgggctgctatatttgatgcacatgaacctttccagtgttgtttttcgctgttgttctgcgtatcagggaatctgtgcacaaactggcttgtttttataggtcaggttcccctgctgaaacgcagacggcccaagtcaagaccagcgcataagtttcccaagcgtgtgtttcctgtatccaataaagactgcagaatttttcttagtgtgcaataccgactgccaagtgtgatatctgtgatggttgtgatgtagtgttgttgtacagtgacataatgtttcatttaaattaaatatgctgtcccctgtctttataatcccaaaggacaaaccagttccagtgatgctggccgtcggaagaagtgccgcaccaggccgccggcagccagctccctgaccacgtctgcctctcctggatctgctgccatcccggtggcaaccagcaggggtcagcagggcacaggccgccgtagaaatacggcgggaggccggtcagggcgaagaaggaggtatgaccaacagaaggggttagagcctaagcccagctcaccaaccttctcctcctcttcatttttatttccgtcttcagccccctccccttttgtttcatccccatttctttttatgggctcctctgttttatccccacacttagtcacacctgtaagcccagctccacatccattttcagctccaggcctggttcatctgacccctctgcttcaggctccagcacaggctgtagccgcctcatctcacctggaaaaattctattggttgtataactattatgtaacaaagtactctaaaatgacctatgacgccaagtgctttactgagtactggtgtcaggagttttggaacagacatttaaatgaaattaacttagcgaaacaggggaagaatgaggataatgagggtactcattcaaccaagaggcgtaggattgatgaagatgagttcatctttcctattgatgcactggagcagctaagtaccatgcccagggctcaggagatgggtgtggaaatgggctatcagtcagatgcacatagctacatttccctgtagattcagcacataattacacgagagttgtcatacatacttaggataagataaaataccatgtagttctatagcataaggtaccataggataagattaagataggataaggttaagattgtatataataagataggacaagttaagatagtcttaacttgtatgccattttatgttttacaaagacatgataaattaccataagtttaggataagattatataagataacatagtataagaataagataggattgcatagcataagataagaaagataggataagataacatagaataaaattaagataggataggttacggtaagcttaagattgtataacataggattagattaattataaataaagcagtcctcctcagaggggggggggtggtggagggaatatttaagaaataaaaataggatcagttaacataaggtaaagataagattgtataacataggattagattaattataaataaagcagtcctcctcagagggggggtgg is part of the Brienomyrus brachyistius isolate T26 unplaced genomic scaffold, BBRACH_0.4 scaffold33, whole genome shotgun sequence genome and encodes:
- the LOC125721490 gene encoding uncharacterized protein LOC125721490, whose protein sequence is MSIVKTAVNLQRIDWLLPKGAVSVRIAPEYIPGPVGRGQTSSSDAGRRKKCRTRPPAASSLTTSASPGSAAIPVATSRGQQGTGRRRNTAGGRSGRRRRYDQQKGLEPKPSSPTFSSSSFLFPSSAPSPFVSSPFLFMGSSVLSPHLVTPVSPAPHPFSAPGLVHLTPLLQAPAQAVAASSHLEKFYWLYNYYVTKYSKMTYDAKCFTEYWCQEFWNRHLNEINLAKQGKNEDNEGTHSTKRRRIDEDEFIFPIDALEQLSTMPRAQEMGVEMGYQSDAHSYISL